One stretch of Trichocoleus desertorum ATA4-8-CV12 DNA includes these proteins:
- the corA gene encoding magnesium/cobalt transporter CorA, which yields MPSQSSQPLHGFNPQTPKNTLDLSEASALADEPSYIDYFYDQPGSMPGTLKIEADAPPSVIILIDYSETKATKVELETPESCEAYLDTESVSWVDVKGLGSEDILKRLGQVFNLHPLVLEDIVNVPQRPKVEEYEDQLLIVARMVTLQANKQSFVSEQVSFILGKHYLLTVQEEPEHDSFGPVRERIRCNKGSIRKQKSDYLTYALLDSIIDGFFPVLEAYGERIEELEDEVVSNPTRQTLEKIHGIKRELLTLRRSIWPQRDAVNMLIRDGSDLISQDVQIYLRDCYDHTVQVLDMVETYRELASSLMDVYLSSVSNRMNEIMKTLTVISAIFIPLTFVAGIYGMNFNTERSPWNMPELNWYWGYPLCLALMVAITAGLCTFFWKRGWFENISTLKDD from the coding sequence ATGCCTAGCCAGTCGAGTCAGCCATTGCATGGTTTCAATCCTCAAACTCCTAAAAACACCCTCGACCTGTCTGAAGCAAGTGCTTTAGCAGACGAACCGTCCTATATTGACTACTTCTATGACCAGCCTGGCAGTATGCCAGGAACACTCAAAATTGAGGCCGATGCACCGCCTTCGGTGATTATTTTGATCGACTACAGCGAAACCAAGGCCACAAAGGTAGAGCTTGAAACGCCGGAAAGCTGTGAAGCCTACTTAGATACTGAATCGGTGTCTTGGGTAGATGTGAAAGGACTGGGAAGTGAGGATATCTTAAAGCGGTTAGGCCAGGTATTTAATCTGCATCCGCTCGTCCTAGAAGATATTGTGAATGTGCCGCAGCGCCCCAAAGTTGAAGAGTACGAAGACCAACTGTTGATTGTGGCTCGGATGGTAACGCTGCAAGCAAACAAGCAAAGCTTTGTCAGTGAGCAGGTGAGCTTTATCTTAGGAAAGCATTATCTGCTGACTGTACAAGAGGAACCAGAGCATGACTCCTTCGGGCCAGTCCGGGAGCGGATTCGTTGCAATAAAGGAAGTATTCGTAAGCAAAAGTCTGACTACCTCACTTATGCCCTGCTTGACTCGATTATTGATGGATTCTTCCCCGTTTTAGAAGCCTATGGAGAACGAATTGAGGAATTAGAAGACGAAGTTGTTTCTAACCCTACGCGACAGACCCTGGAGAAAATTCATGGTATCAAGCGAGAACTGCTGACCTTGCGCCGCTCCATTTGGCCTCAACGAGATGCCGTCAACATGTTGATTCGTGATGGTAGTGATCTCATTAGCCAGGATGTGCAGATTTACTTACGGGACTGCTATGACCATACAGTTCAGGTACTGGACATGGTAGAAACCTATCGAGAACTAGCCTCTAGCTTGATGGATGTCTATCTGTCCTCGGTCAGCAACCGCATGAACGAAATCATGAAAACCCTCACTGTGATTTCAGCCATTTTTATTCCCCTGACCTTTGTGGCTGGGATTTATGGCATGAATTTCAACACAGAGAGATCACCTTGGAATATGCCTGAATTGAATTGGTATTGGGGGTATCCGCTTTGTTTAGCTTTAATGGTTGCGATTACAGCGGGCCTTTGTACCTTTTTCTGGAAAAGAGGCTGGTTCGAAAATATTTCTACGCTTAAAGATGATTAA
- the rnc gene encoding ribonuclease III, translating to MTTLGYPHRQQQLQSLLRKLALPETAPVQWSLLDLALTHPTISAAANYEQLEFVGDAVVRLAASELLFETYPDCPVGEFAAIRSMLVSDRSLARIAQSYGLERYLLVAGSAMGDKAGEESRLAEALEALVGALYLSTHTLALVRPWLDSHFKEFAIEIRTDPARQNYKAALQEWTQAQHKSLPTYRTQEVGWTHGDPHRFTAEVWLQGQLLGQGMGRSIKAAEQAAAQVAFLQLTQPASVQED from the coding sequence ATGACAACCTTGGGCTATCCTCATCGTCAGCAGCAGCTCCAAAGCCTTCTGCGAAAATTGGCTCTACCTGAAACAGCCCCTGTGCAGTGGTCACTGCTGGATTTAGCACTAACGCATCCCACAATTTCAGCCGCTGCCAATTACGAACAACTGGAATTTGTCGGGGATGCCGTAGTTCGATTGGCGGCATCTGAACTTCTATTTGAAACCTATCCTGACTGTCCTGTAGGCGAGTTTGCGGCAATTCGGTCGATGCTGGTGAGCGATCGCTCTCTGGCCCGCATTGCCCAATCCTACGGGCTAGAACGGTATCTTTTGGTGGCGGGTAGTGCTATGGGAGACAAGGCTGGGGAGGAATCTCGCTTAGCGGAGGCACTGGAAGCCTTGGTTGGCGCTCTCTACTTGAGTACTCATACTCTGGCCCTAGTTCGCCCGTGGCTCGACTCTCACTTCAAGGAATTCGCGATCGAGATTCGGACTGATCCGGCGCGTCAAAATTACAAAGCAGCTTTGCAGGAATGGACGCAAGCTCAGCATAAAAGTCTACCAACTTATCGCACGCAAGAGGTTGGCTGGACGCATGGCGATCCCCATCGCTTTACGGCTGAAGTTTGGTTGCAAGGACAACTTCTGGGACAAGGAATGGGTCGTTCTATTAAAGCTGCGGAACAAGCCGCCGCACAGGTAGCGTTTTTGCAGCTAACGCAGCCTGCCTCTGTTCAAGAGGATTAA
- a CDS encoding Gfo/Idh/MocA family oxidoreductase yields MTNQIGIAVIGAGRWGVHLVRNFLEHPQARLVAVIDPDPERLASLKQRFDFDEQVILATDWSALPPPPVIEALAIATPATTHYSLITTALKQGYHVLAEKPLTLAVAESQELCRLAAAQQRQLVVDHTYLFHPAVQRGRAVVQSGELGGLRYGYAARTHLGPVRPDVDALWDLAIHDIAIFNSWLGETPAQVQTQGKIWLQTRSPDHHYFPQGLADLVWVTLLYPSGFQAVVHLCWLNPDKQRRLGVVGTQGTLVFDELSPEASLTIQHGQLQPTANSQSNEATAEPIYYTPIEQRHEVLSLEPGEPLQQVCTHFLHCVRDNTPSPISSGRVGTELVRVLNALTESLNQSGQPINLS; encoded by the coding sequence ATGACAAATCAGATCGGAATTGCTGTCATAGGGGCTGGACGTTGGGGCGTGCATCTGGTGCGGAATTTCTTGGAGCATCCCCAGGCTCGCTTGGTGGCTGTGATCGATCCTGACCCAGAACGCTTGGCTAGCTTAAAGCAACGGTTTGATTTCGACGAGCAAGTGATCTTGGCTACTGACTGGTCTGCTCTGCCTCCGCCACCCGTAATTGAGGCGTTAGCGATCGCGACTCCTGCGACCACCCATTATTCACTGATTACGACTGCTCTAAAGCAGGGCTACCATGTCTTAGCAGAGAAACCCCTAACTCTAGCCGTTGCTGAATCGCAAGAACTCTGTCGCTTAGCTGCCGCCCAACAACGGCAGTTGGTTGTTGACCATACCTACTTATTTCATCCGGCGGTGCAACGGGGTCGAGCAGTTGTGCAATCGGGTGAATTGGGTGGATTGAGGTACGGTTATGCAGCTCGCACTCATCTTGGACCTGTGCGCCCCGATGTCGATGCCCTTTGGGATTTAGCCATCCATGACATTGCCATCTTTAATTCCTGGCTGGGAGAAACCCCCGCTCAAGTCCAGACGCAAGGTAAAATCTGGCTGCAAACGCGATCGCCCGATCACCATTACTTTCCGCAAGGCTTGGCAGATTTAGTCTGGGTAACATTGCTCTACCCAAGTGGGTTTCAGGCTGTAGTACATTTATGTTGGCTGAATCCAGATAAGCAGCGACGGCTGGGTGTGGTGGGCACTCAAGGGACTTTAGTCTTTGATGAATTATCGCCTGAGGCTTCCCTGACGATTCAACATGGGCAACTGCAACCTACTGCCAATAGCCAATCGAACGAAGCAACGGCTGAGCCAATCTATTACACACCGATAGAGCAGCGTCATGAAGTGCTAAGCCTAGAACCTGGTGAACCTTTACAACAAGTTTGCACTCATTTTCTACACTGCGTACGCGACAACACCCCTTCACCCATTTCGTCGGGCCGCGTGGGGACTGAATTGGTACGGGTGCTGAATGCTCTAACTGAGTCTCTCAATCAGTCAGGCCAACCGATTAACTTATCCTGA
- a CDS encoding sensor histidine kinase, producing MAKLGQSSFRRVLLSCILLLSVPVLLLGEVVTYRKARSSLLETARRNLTESAVRKGNDIKDSIKALQANLIIASETSALQSNSLEQARRSLLQLQRTLPTQVQCIQLTDLQIQRLAVSTCGNQLQLLSAAALSTSTQFDQPSSNTAPGTSNAAASASGLWPRAQSQLSSDQSLVYVTPASQIDPVSHPQGQLSLVLSVPVYSATGQLKYALSVQTALHQKESDKPGSLSGYTVVVDQDGTILAHPDPARIGRNIRQEADSTRLVDIVRNAIVSGNSDVRHLFGFVENGTEWLAGYSPIQVPFTQSANHTWVVLAVTRIDNALYGLVEIKQILVVLTLGLVAANLLATLYVARELSRPLEELGNYALHIQQRHTALDSPQTDAAIAPATTASNSSTTDASSESLSRGENISTASVVTTALSISDRAPTDFRIRELNQLAKALNSMVERLEERAEELEATWREAEAANRLKSEFLANTSHELRTPLNAIIGCIRLVRDGCCDDREEEFDFLQRADDAAIHLLDVINDLLDIAKIEAGTLSVDLQPLDLRNTLHEVIDLQTVPIQQKGLELDFPQLKEPLAVYADPAKLKQVLLNVVCNATKFTEEGKIAIELRTEPTTGSQNGYRGTRVIITIRDTGIGIEPNQLPKLFRPFVMADGTTTRRFEGTGLGLAISRNFMELMGGNITLDSAGPDQGTTVEITLPMIDVAQLPIQNFKEPSHKLSIAKAADTFR from the coding sequence ATGGCTAAGCTAGGTCAATCCTCTTTCCGCCGTGTTTTGCTGTCATGTATTTTGCTGCTCAGCGTCCCAGTGCTGTTATTAGGGGAAGTTGTGACCTATCGCAAAGCCCGCTCTAGTCTCCTAGAAACAGCTCGCCGCAATCTTACCGAAAGTGCTGTCAGAAAAGGGAACGACATCAAGGATTCCATTAAAGCGTTACAGGCAAACTTAATTATTGCGAGTGAAACATCAGCTCTACAGTCAAACTCCCTGGAACAGGCGCGGCGATCGCTATTGCAGTTGCAGCGCACACTTCCGACTCAGGTTCAGTGCATCCAGCTGACAGATCTCCAAATCCAGCGACTAGCAGTGAGTACCTGTGGCAACCAATTGCAGCTACTATCCGCTGCCGCACTCTCCACCTCGACCCAGTTTGACCAGCCTAGCTCTAACACTGCTCCAGGCACTTCCAATGCTGCCGCTAGTGCCTCCGGGTTGTGGCCGCGCGCTCAAAGCCAGTTAAGCTCTGATCAATCCCTAGTTTATGTCACACCTGCGAGCCAGATTGACCCAGTCAGTCATCCTCAAGGACAACTCAGCTTGGTTTTAAGTGTCCCTGTCTATAGCGCTACAGGCCAGCTCAAGTATGCTCTGAGTGTCCAAACAGCGCTCCACCAGAAAGAGAGCGATAAACCTGGTTCCCTCTCTGGTTATACCGTTGTGGTCGATCAAGACGGCACCATCCTAGCCCATCCCGATCCAGCGCGAATTGGGAGGAATATCCGCCAGGAGGCAGATTCTACCCGTTTAGTCGATATTGTGCGCAATGCGATCGTGAGTGGCAACTCGGATGTACGACACCTGTTTGGCTTTGTGGAAAACGGCACTGAGTGGTTAGCAGGGTACAGCCCGATCCAGGTTCCCTTTACCCAATCAGCAAACCATACTTGGGTCGTGCTAGCGGTCACCCGCATTGATAATGCTCTCTATGGTCTGGTTGAAATTAAGCAAATCCTGGTAGTCCTGACCTTGGGACTCGTGGCAGCCAATTTGCTAGCGACTTTATATGTAGCGAGAGAATTATCACGACCGCTAGAGGAATTAGGCAACTATGCTCTGCATATTCAGCAACGGCATACTGCTTTGGATTCTCCACAGACGGATGCAGCGATCGCTCCTGCTACGACTGCATCCAATTCCAGTACAACAGATGCCTCTTCTGAGAGTTTGAGTAGGGGCGAGAACATCAGCACCGCCTCAGTTGTCACTACAGCCTTAAGCATTAGCGATCGCGCTCCCACCGATTTTCGCATTCGCGAACTTAATCAACTAGCTAAAGCTCTGAACAGTATGGTGGAGCGGCTAGAAGAACGGGCTGAGGAGTTAGAAGCAACTTGGCGAGAAGCAGAAGCTGCCAATCGTCTCAAAAGCGAATTTTTGGCTAATACTTCCCACGAGCTACGCACTCCCCTAAACGCCATTATTGGCTGCATTCGCCTAGTCCGGGATGGCTGCTGTGACGATCGCGAAGAAGAATTTGACTTTCTACAACGGGCCGACGATGCAGCCATTCATTTGCTCGATGTGATCAACGATTTGCTAGATATTGCCAAAATTGAGGCAGGTACCCTTTCAGTCGATCTGCAACCCCTCGATTTACGCAACACTCTGCATGAGGTGATCGATCTGCAAACCGTTCCCATCCAACAAAAAGGGTTGGAGCTAGATTTCCCTCAACTCAAAGAACCTCTTGCTGTTTACGCAGACCCCGCCAAACTGAAGCAAGTGCTGCTCAATGTAGTCTGCAATGCAACTAAGTTTACAGAGGAAGGCAAGATTGCGATCGAGCTTCGAACTGAACCGACTACAGGTAGCCAAAATGGGTATCGAGGCACACGAGTGATCATTACCATCCGGGACACAGGAATTGGCATAGAACCCAATCAGCTACCCAAGCTCTTCCGCCCGTTTGTCATGGCTGATGGCACTACAACCCGACGATTTGAGGGTACAGGTCTGGGACTGGCTATTTCGCGTAACTTTATGGAACTGATGGGAGGCAATATTACCTTAGATAGCGCTGGGCCTGACCAAGGCACCACGGTCGAAATCACCTTGCCTATGATTGATGTGGCCCAACTCCCCATTCAGAACTTTAAGGAACCGAGCCATAAACTCAGCATTGCTAAAGCCGCAGATACCTTCCGCTAA
- a CDS encoding two-component sensor histidine kinase, producing the protein MHQNQLFNRTRVQLAGCYAGVMGLILSISGLVAYEMLAYTHWQAVEQELQSISGTLHDTLEPKLQQPNRLEPVVKQVLPGLCVVGTGCSQDSRSRHVLGIVQTGNYYVRFFDQSGQILAQLSSPRPGLPQPTTQEGWQTVHDHNDIRYRQVTLLLKTATGAPWSYMQIGRSLQEFDDHLATLRLLLAVGLPLLMLMVGGASWWLAGLAMQPVFRSYAQMQQFTADAAHELRTPIAAIRATVEAADATDISPEEVQETLSAIDRQNHRLATLVQDLLLISRMDQTKLTQRQSCCLNDLISDLVEGLLVLEIAAAIQLTTQIRGSELLYVTGDENQLSRSISNLIVNALQYTPSGGRVTVTLERIDSQALIHVQDTGIGIAPENQLHIFERFYRVSGDRSRQTGGAGLGLAIAKAIVEAHQGSLKVQSKLGKGSIFTIRLPLKERGS; encoded by the coding sequence ATGCATCAGAATCAGCTATTTAATCGCACTCGCGTCCAGCTTGCGGGGTGCTACGCCGGGGTTATGGGCCTCATTCTCAGCATCAGTGGCTTGGTTGCGTATGAAATGTTGGCATATACCCACTGGCAAGCAGTAGAACAAGAACTCCAATCGATTTCAGGCACGCTACACGACACCCTAGAACCTAAACTGCAACAACCCAATCGCCTAGAACCTGTGGTGAAGCAAGTTCTGCCAGGGCTATGTGTGGTTGGCACTGGCTGCTCCCAAGACTCGCGATCGCGGCATGTTCTGGGCATTGTGCAAACAGGCAACTACTACGTGCGCTTCTTTGACCAGTCGGGGCAAATATTGGCTCAACTCAGCTCACCACGGCCAGGACTACCACAACCAACGACTCAGGAAGGCTGGCAAACGGTTCACGATCACAACGACATCCGCTACCGCCAAGTCACCTTGTTGCTGAAAACAGCGACAGGCGCTCCTTGGAGTTACATGCAGATTGGGCGATCGCTCCAAGAATTTGATGACCATCTCGCCACCCTGAGATTATTGCTAGCAGTCGGATTACCACTCTTGATGTTGATGGTGGGAGGCGCAAGTTGGTGGCTCGCAGGATTAGCTATGCAGCCTGTTTTCCGCTCCTACGCCCAAATGCAGCAGTTCACCGCTGATGCTGCCCACGAATTACGCACCCCGATCGCCGCTATTAGAGCCACGGTAGAAGCGGCAGATGCTACTGATATCTCCCCTGAGGAAGTCCAGGAAACCCTAAGCGCGATCGATCGCCAAAACCACCGACTAGCAACACTGGTTCAGGATCTCCTGCTGATCTCTCGAATGGATCAAACAAAGTTAACGCAACGCCAGTCCTGCTGTCTCAACGACTTGATCAGCGACCTCGTGGAGGGTCTATTAGTCCTTGAGATTGCCGCTGCGATCCAGTTAACCACACAGATTCGAGGAAGCGAACTCTTGTACGTCACAGGCGATGAAAATCAGCTCAGTCGCTCGATCTCTAATCTGATTGTCAACGCCCTGCAATATACCCCTAGCGGCGGAAGGGTGACGGTCACTCTAGAGCGAATAGACTCCCAAGCCCTGATTCATGTCCAAGATACAGGAATTGGCATTGCTCCAGAAAACCAATTACATATCTTTGAGCGCTTCTATCGCGTCAGTGGCGATCGCTCTCGTCAAACGGGAGGGGCTGGATTAGGGCTAGCGATCGCCAAGGCCATTGTCGAAGCACATCAAGGCAGCTTGAAAGTACAAAGCAAATTAGGCAAAGGTAGCATATTTACCATCCGCTTACCTCTGAAGGAAAGAGGCTCTTAG
- a CDS encoding response regulator transcription factor, with the protein MRILLVEDELDLGKAIQRVLNREKYVVDWVQDGTTAWEYLNTQWVEYTLAIFDWMLPGLSGVELCQRLRAHKQALPVLLLTAKDRMEDKIVGLDAGADDYLVKPFGMAELLARMRALQRRSPQIQPSQLQAGHLVLDYGTHQVFLQVANGEPKAIALTAKEFQTLEYFMRHPNQVVTSQQLMDQLWEVGAEPTSNVVAAQIRLLRRKLTEVGCHGLIETVHGLGYRFHISDASESAI; encoded by the coding sequence ATGCGAATTCTACTAGTGGAGGATGAACTCGATCTGGGTAAAGCGATTCAGCGTGTCTTAAACCGAGAAAAATATGTAGTGGATTGGGTACAAGATGGCACTACCGCTTGGGAATACCTGAACACTCAGTGGGTCGAATATACTCTGGCAATCTTTGACTGGATGCTCCCAGGCTTATCTGGCGTGGAACTGTGTCAACGGCTCCGTGCCCACAAACAGGCTCTTCCGGTCTTACTGCTAACGGCTAAAGATCGCATGGAAGATAAAATTGTAGGCTTAGATGCGGGTGCAGATGATTATTTAGTCAAACCATTTGGCATGGCAGAACTTTTGGCCCGAATGCGAGCCTTGCAACGGCGATCGCCCCAAATCCAACCGTCGCAACTGCAAGCGGGGCATCTGGTGCTAGATTACGGGACGCATCAAGTGTTTCTTCAGGTTGCTAACGGAGAACCAAAGGCGATCGCTTTAACTGCCAAGGAATTTCAAACGCTGGAATACTTCATGCGGCATCCTAACCAAGTGGTTACTAGCCAACAGTTAATGGATCAACTTTGGGAAGTAGGAGCGGAACCCACTAGCAATGTGGTAGCGGCCCAGATCCGTCTGCTCCGGCGTAAGCTGACAGAGGTAGGCTGTCATGGCTTGATTGAGACGGTTCATGGTCTTGGCTACCGATTCCACATATCTGATGCATCAGAATCAGCTATTTAA
- a CDS encoding CusA/CzcA family heavy metal efflux RND transporter: MLSAIIKWAIARRWLVILGAIVITIWIFRTIIQMPLDVFPPFAPPQVEIQTEAPGLAPEEVETLVTLPIESAINGTPGVATVRSSSAASISVVRVIFNWGTDIYQARQLVTERLQSAQSKLPEGVETPEVAPISSPIGTIVTYAFTSQTIDLMQVRRLVDWQVTNRLLAVPGVAQVIIFGGDVRQYQVLVAPEKLQAFNVSLQDVTEAVAAANVNAPGGYLITPDREKLIRGIGRIEDIEALKQSVITARNGTPVRITEVAEVKIGAAVKRGDASVNGQKAVVAIVNKQPAADTPTVTRAVEAAMAEVKAGLPSDIQVATTFRQETYIDASIENVREALLEGSIIVALILIPFLMNWRNLAVCLAALPLSLLIGILALNWLGQGLNTMTLGGLAVAIGSAVDDAIVDAENVYRCLRENKYSPNPRPVLEVVFEGCQEVRDSVFGATIITVVVFSPIFALTGVEGSIFIPMGLGYLVAVLASSVVALTVTPALCAILLPYGRLPEREPWVARFFKGLYLPLLTFSMRRSPLILGLAIASLVATTIIVPSFGRIFLPEFQEQSLVNTLLLYPGSSLEATNSAASVLEHQLRDDPRFASIQVRAGRAEGDADAAGVNLAHIDVELSPEGMQNRPAAVEALRQEFNQVPGAAPNVGGFISHRMDEVLSGVRSAIAVKIFGSDLEELRTLGQQVNDVMRSVEGIVDLQLEPQIPVEQIQIQFDRGTAARYGLSMGQLSETIETALNGRVVSQVLEQQQTFDLVVWLNPAARQSIDAIANLRVDTPNGNKIPLAQVATIQEGTGPNTINRENVSRLIVVAANAQGRALRSVVNDIQAQVQQQVQLPPGYYIQYAGQFEAEERASQNILIFSAIAFVVITIIMYLSVKSIPSTAAIMINLPLALVGGVIAVALTGGTLSIASLVGFVTLFGVATRNGLLLVDNYNSKFAEGMPLKDILIKGSMERLNAILMTAFTSALGLAPLVVAGGPGKEILQPLAIVVLGGLFTSTALTLLVLPALYAKFGKHLFPNLSTKQEKNYAAQS, encoded by the coding sequence ATGCTAAGTGCCATCATTAAATGGGCGATCGCCCGACGCTGGCTGGTGATTCTAGGCGCGATCGTCATCACGATTTGGATTTTTCGGACGATCATCCAAATGCCATTGGATGTGTTTCCCCCCTTTGCACCACCCCAAGTCGAAATTCAAACCGAAGCGCCTGGACTAGCGCCAGAAGAAGTCGAGACATTAGTCACATTGCCAATCGAGAGTGCAATCAATGGGACTCCAGGGGTTGCTACGGTTCGCTCCTCCAGTGCGGCCAGTATTTCCGTGGTACGAGTGATTTTCAACTGGGGCACCGATATCTATCAAGCCAGGCAGTTGGTCACAGAGCGCTTGCAATCGGCTCAAAGCAAGTTACCGGAAGGCGTGGAAACCCCGGAAGTTGCTCCGATTAGTTCTCCGATTGGCACCATTGTCACTTATGCCTTTACCTCCCAAACCATAGATTTAATGCAAGTGCGACGGCTGGTAGATTGGCAAGTCACCAATCGTCTCCTCGCCGTACCCGGAGTCGCTCAAGTCATCATCTTTGGTGGAGATGTGCGGCAGTACCAGGTCTTAGTAGCACCGGAAAAGCTCCAAGCTTTTAATGTCTCTTTGCAGGATGTCACGGAGGCAGTAGCAGCGGCTAATGTGAACGCACCGGGAGGATATTTAATTACTCCCGATCGCGAAAAACTGATTCGCGGGATTGGCCGCATTGAAGATATTGAAGCGTTGAAGCAGTCGGTGATTACGGCTCGCAATGGCACTCCAGTCAGAATCACAGAAGTCGCCGAGGTCAAAATTGGTGCAGCGGTAAAGCGAGGGGATGCCAGCGTCAATGGGCAAAAAGCGGTCGTGGCGATCGTGAACAAACAGCCTGCTGCTGACACGCCCACCGTAACTCGTGCAGTTGAAGCGGCAATGGCAGAGGTAAAGGCGGGTTTGCCATCGGATATTCAAGTGGCGACGACCTTTCGGCAAGAAACCTATATTGATGCCTCAATCGAAAACGTCCGCGAAGCTCTGCTAGAAGGCAGCATTATCGTCGCCCTAATCTTGATTCCGTTCCTGATGAATTGGCGCAATCTAGCCGTCTGTTTAGCCGCTCTGCCGCTCTCCTTACTCATCGGGATCTTGGCACTGAATTGGTTAGGGCAAGGCTTGAACACGATGACCTTAGGCGGCTTAGCCGTTGCCATCGGTTCTGCGGTCGATGATGCGATCGTCGATGCCGAGAATGTCTACCGTTGTCTGCGCGAGAACAAATATTCTCCCAACCCCCGTCCCGTTCTAGAAGTCGTGTTTGAAGGTTGCCAGGAAGTGCGGGATTCGGTATTTGGAGCCACGATCATCACCGTTGTCGTCTTCTCTCCCATCTTTGCGCTAACGGGAGTCGAAGGCAGTATTTTTATCCCGATGGGGTTGGGTTACTTAGTGGCAGTACTGGCCTCTAGTGTGGTTGCCTTAACCGTTACTCCAGCTCTATGCGCGATTTTGCTGCCCTATGGTCGCTTACCAGAACGGGAACCTTGGGTGGCTCGCTTTTTCAAAGGACTCTATCTGCCGCTCCTGACGTTCTCCATGCGACGATCGCCCTTAATTCTAGGCTTGGCGATCGCCAGTTTGGTCGCTACCACAATTATCGTGCCGTCGTTTGGGCGGATCTTCTTACCGGAGTTTCAAGAGCAATCGCTGGTAAACACGCTGCTGCTCTACCCTGGCTCCTCTCTAGAAGCGACGAACAGCGCCGCCTCAGTATTAGAGCATCAGCTCAGGGATGACCCTAGATTTGCTTCCATTCAGGTGCGGGCGGGACGGGCTGAGGGGGATGCTGATGCTGCTGGTGTGAATCTGGCCCATATCGATGTGGAGCTGAGTCCGGAGGGTATGCAAAATCGCCCAGCCGCAGTGGAAGCATTGCGCCAAGAATTCAATCAGGTTCCGGGAGCGGCTCCCAATGTGGGTGGCTTTATCTCTCATCGTATGGATGAGGTGCTATCAGGGGTAAGAAGTGCGATCGCCGTCAAAATCTTTGGCTCAGATCTGGAAGAACTCCGCACCCTGGGTCAGCAGGTGAATGACGTGATGCGATCGGTTGAAGGCATCGTGGATTTGCAACTAGAACCACAAATCCCGGTGGAGCAGATCCAAATCCAATTTGATCGGGGGACAGCGGCGAGATACGGCTTGAGCATGGGGCAGCTCTCAGAAACGATTGAAACGGCGCTGAATGGACGAGTCGTTTCTCAAGTTTTAGAACAGCAGCAAACCTTTGATTTGGTGGTTTGGCTCAACCCAGCAGCCCGCCAAAGCATAGATGCGATCGCTAACTTAAGGGTCGATACGCCCAATGGCAATAAAATTCCGCTGGCTCAAGTGGCAACAATTCAGGAAGGCACAGGCCCAAACACCATTAACCGGGAGAATGTCTCGCGCCTGATCGTGGTGGCTGCCAACGCTCAAGGAAGAGCCTTGCGATCGGTCGTGAATGACATTCAGGCTCAAGTGCAGCAACAAGTTCAGTTACCACCCGGCTATTACATCCAGTACGCAGGGCAGTTTGAAGCCGAAGAACGCGCCAGTCAAAACATTCTCATCTTCAGCGCGATCGCCTTTGTGGTGATTACGATCATCATGTATCTCTCCGTGAAGTCGATTCCTTCCACTGCCGCGATCATGATTAATTTGCCGCTGGCTTTGGTGGGAGGGGTAATTGCCGTCGCTCTAACCGGAGGAACTTTATCGATCGCGTCGTTGGTGGGCTTCGTCACCCTATTTGGAGTCGCAACCCGGAATGGTCTGCTGCTGGTGGATAACTACAACAGCAAGTTTGCCGAAGGGATGCCACTCAAAGACATTTTGATCAAAGGTTCAATGGAGCGGCTAAACGCCATTCTGATGACCGCGTTTACTTCAGCGTTGGGGTTGGCTCCCTTAGTCGTGGCAGGCGGACCCGGAAAGGAGATTTTGCAACCTCTAGCGATCGTGGTTTTAGGCGGGTTATTCACCTCTACAGCTTTAACCCTCCTGGTCTTGCCTGCTCTCTATGCCAAGTTTGGCAAGCATTTGTTTCCTAACCTCTCTACCAAACAGGAGAAAAATTATGCAGCTCAAAGTTAG